The sequence TCTCGCGGTTGCACCTTCAACCTGGATGAGTTCTACGGTCTGCCTCCCGAGGACGCGGGCAGCTTCCGCTCGTACATGGAGCGGCACTTCTTCCAGCGGGTCAACCTGCCTCGTGAGCGCATCCACTTCCTCGATGGGAGCGCGCCGGATGCGGAGGCGGAGTGTGCCCGGTACGACGCGGAGCTGGCGGCGGCGGGCGGGTTGGACCTCGTGTTGCTGGGCATTGGCGGCAACGGGCACGTTGCGTTCAACGAGCCTGGGGATTCGCTACTGGCGCCGTGCCACCGCGTGAAGCTGGGGCGTGAGACGCGGCTGGCGAATGCGGGGCTGTTCGGAGATGACGCCTCGCGCGTGCCGATGGAGGCGCTCACGCTGGGCATGGGCGCCATCCTCCAGGCTCGGCAGGTGGTGCTGCTCGCGTTCGGTGCTAGCAAGGCCGAGGCAGTGGCGGCGATGGTGAATGGGCCCGTGACGCCGCGTTGTCCCGCGTCGTTCCTTCAGTTGCACCGCGACGTGGAGGTGTGGGTGGACCGCGAGGCTGGACGGCTCGTGTCCACGTAGGCCCTGAGCGCAACGGCGGGTGCGCGGGTGGCGAGAGGAAACGCGGCGAAGGCCGATGCCATCGTTCTGCTGCCGGAGACCCCGGGCCCTGAGTCAGGCCGCGAAAGGCACTTGCGGTGGGCGTGTATCAGGGGCCTGCGTCCCGCTGCGAGATGCAGGAGTCCTTGCTGCGATAGACGTCGCAGCCGTGCTCATCCTTCTCCACCCTCCCGTTCGGGGCCATGTCGTACACCTGAGGGCAGCGCGTTGGATCGTCCTCGGCCACCCACCCGCCATAGGGAAAGGCGTTGCAGCTCGCTGAGCCGACGGGGCAACAGAACCCACCGCCCATCGGTGCGCGCGGCAGACGTGTCTGGGTATCCGGCTGATGGCCTGCGTCCGGCTCGCCAGCGTCTGACAGGCCTGCGTCCTCCGGGTCGGATTCGGACACCGGAGCACAGCCGACGAGAAGGAGCGTGGCGAGCCAGGCGCTTCGGAGCATGCGGACTCCTGGAAAAAGTCTGGGATTGGCCCGAGTTCATATCGCATCTCGAGGCCTCGCACGGCACCCAGCCAGGAGCACGAATGCCTTTCACATTCCTGACACGGAGAAGCGTGACGGCACCGTCACGGTCAGCCCCACCGAGGCGGTGGCGGCAATGGTGAATGGGCCCGTGAGGCCGCGTTCCTACCTGGCGGCCTGAGGCACGCCCCGCTCGCCGCGCAGCTCTCGCACGCGGTGCAGCAGGGTGAGGAACTCCCGGCGGTCCTCCTGCCCATCGAGCGCGCCCTCCGCGAGCGACTCGGCGGTGGCGAGGCTCCAGTCCGAGGCCTCATGCGCCCCGCGCAGCAGGTCCGCCGTGCCCGCTACCGCTGCTGCGAAGCGCAGGTCCGCCGAGGCCTTGTTCAGGGATGCGCGCACCCTGTCTCGCTCCAGCGTGAAGCGCTGCTCGGCCGCCTCTTCTCCCTGGGGCTTCTTCGCCCGCACCCGCACGGTGGCCAGGCGCGTGCCCTTGCCCGTCAGCTCCACCTCGTACAGCGCGGTGACGGAGTGGCCCGCGCCAATCTCGCCCCCGTCCACCGTGTCGTCGCGGAAGTCCTGGTCCGCTACCGCGCGGTTCTCGTATCCCACCAGCCGGTAGCCACGCACCGCGTCCGGCTCGAAGTCCACCTGCACCTTCACGTCCTTCGCGATGACCTCCAGCGTGCCGGTCAGCTTCTCCTCGAAGACGCGCCGGGCCTCGTGCTCCGAGTCGATGTAGAAGCAGTTGCCGTTGCCCTTGTCCGCCAGCCGTTCCATCAGGTCATCGCGGTAGTTGCCCGTGCCGAAGCCGATGGTGGACAGCGTCACGCCCTCTCGAACGTAGCGGGCCACGCTTGCCAGCATCGCGTCCGCGGTCTGGTTGCGCCCGAGATTGGTGTCCCCATCCGTGAGCACCACCACGCGCGACACGGTGTCGCGGCCCACCATCCGCACCGCGTACCGGTAGGCCAATTCCAGCCCGTCTCCCATCGCGGTGCCGCCGCCCGAGCAGAGCGAGTCGATGGCCCGCTCGATGCGCTCGAGCTGCCTGGCTGGCGTGGGCTCCAGCACCGTGCGCACGTCGCCCGCGTAGGTGGTGATGGCCACCGTGTCCGTCTCGTTGAGGCCTCGCACCGCCAGCTTCATCGACGTCTTCGCCAGCTCCAGCCGGTCGTCGCCCGCCATGGAGCCGCTGGTGTCCACCAGGAAGACCAGGTGCGTGGGCTTGCGCTCGCTCTTCGCCACCCGCCGTCCCTGGAGCCCCACCTTCAACAAATATCGGCCCGGAGTGAAGGGTGACGGCGCCGCCTCCAGGTCCACGTGGAAGTCCCCCGTGCCGGGCTCCGGCTCCGGCAGGCGGTAGCTGAAGGCATTCACCCACTCCTCCACGCGCACCGAGCTCCGCTCGGGCAGCGCGTCGTCCTTCACCGAGCGGCGGAACAGCGAGTACGACGCGGTGTCCACGTCCACCGCGAAGGTGGAGAGGCGGTCCTTCCCGACAGAGGTGAAGGTGTTGGGCTCGTGCCGCGTATGCGTGTTGCCCTGGCCCACGGGTTCGTTGAACCCATGGCTGTTGAAGTCCTTCAGCGTCTTGCGTCTGAGCTGCGCGTTGGCGTCGGAAGTGCCGGCCAGCGCCGCGGCCGGGACGCTGAAGGGCCGGAAGAAGTGGTCGGTGAACAGGACGAAGCAGCCGACGGCGGCCAGGGCCGCCATCAGGGCGATGCAGCCGAAGGTGAAGGTTCTGCTCACGGGGACCTCGGAAGAGGGCGGCTAGCGCGGTGGAGGTCCTCTCGTCTCACGCGACGTACACGCCGCGCGTCCGTCATTCGTCCGAGGTCGGTCAACGGGAGGAGGTCGGTCAACGGGCGGATGGTCCTGCCCGGATGCCTGTCCTCCTGGAGGTGCTCAGCCGCGTCGTGCGCGCGCCGTGACAGCGGGCTTCGCCTGCGCATTCGCGGGAGCCTTCGCACGGGCGGGGGCGGTGGGCTTCGCGACGGGCGCGGGCTTCGCTGGGGCCACGGTGCTCGGCTTGGAGGCGGGCTTCATCGCGGCCTGTGCGACGGGCTTCGCGGCGGGCCGGGCACTCACCGGCGTGGGTGACTTCGGCGTCGTCCTCGCGGCCACGGCAGGCGCGGGCGGACGCGTGTGCTTCCACGCCGCCATCACCTTGGGCACGTAGAACTCCGTCTCCCCGTTGCGAGGCACGCGTCCATTCACCGCGCCCGGCCCCGCGTTGTACGCGGCCACCGCGAGCTTCACGTCGCCGAAGCGCCGGAGCTGCTCGGCCAGGTAGCGCGCGCTCGCGTCGATGGCCGTCTCCGGGTCGAACGGGTCCTCCACGCGCAGCATGGACGCCGTCGTCGGCATGAGCTGCCCGGGGCCCATCGCTCCCGCCGGAGAGATGCGGTGCACGCGCGTCTCCGACTCCACCTGCACCAGCGCTCGCAACAGTCCCGGAGGCAAGTGGTGCCTGCGCTCGGCGGCGTCGATGACGGGCTCCAGCTTCTCGTGCCCCTCCAGCAGGCACGAGGTCCGGTGCTCCGCGTACGCACGCAGCGCATCGGCCTTCTCGTCCAGGAAGGAGAACGACAGCGGAGACACCGTCGTGCCGCCCAGCCACGAGACGCCCACGTTGAGCAGCACCACGGGCACCAGCGCGCACGGCAGCACCCAGGCCCACAC comes from Pyxidicoccus parkwaysis and encodes:
- a CDS encoding lytic transglycosylase domain-containing protein codes for the protein MGRKRAQGGGGGFNVPVWAWVLPCALVPVVLLNVGVSWLGGTTVSPLSFSFLDEKADALRAYAEHRTSCLLEGHEKLEPVIDAAERRHHLPPGLLRALVQVESETRVHRISPAGAMGPGQLMPTTASMLRVEDPFDPETAIDASARYLAEQLRRFGDVKLAVAAYNAGPGAVNGRVPRNGETEFYVPKVMAAWKHTRPPAPAVAARTTPKSPTPVSARPAAKPVAQAAMKPASKPSTVAPAKPAPVAKPTAPARAKAPANAQAKPAVTARARRG
- a CDS encoding vWA domain-containing protein, with amino-acid sequence MAALAAVGCFVLFTDHFFRPFSVPAAALAGTSDANAQLRRKTLKDFNSHGFNEPVGQGNTHTRHEPNTFTSVGKDRLSTFAVDVDTASYSLFRRSVKDDALPERSSVRVEEWVNAFSYRLPEPEPGTGDFHVDLEAAPSPFTPGRYLLKVGLQGRRVAKSERKPTHLVFLVDTSGSMAGDDRLELAKTSMKLAVRGLNETDTVAITTYAGDVRTVLEPTPARQLERIERAIDSLCSGGGTAMGDGLELAYRYAVRMVGRDTVSRVVVLTDGDTNLGRNQTADAMLASVARYVREGVTLSTIGFGTGNYRDDLMERLADKGNGNCFYIDSEHEARRVFEEKLTGTLEVIAKDVKVQVDFEPDAVRGYRLVGYENRAVADQDFRDDTVDGGEIGAGHSVTALYEVELTGKGTRLATVRVRAKKPQGEEAAEQRFTLERDRVRASLNKASADLRFAAAVAGTADLLRGAHEASDWSLATAESLAEGALDGQEDRREFLTLLHRVRELRGERGVPQAAR
- the nagB gene encoding glucosamine-6-phosphate deaminase, producing the protein MKLRIFDSEQQAAVTCAAHIAAAVRAKPSLVLGLPTGRTPLNVYRELVALSARGELDVSRGCTFNLDEFYGLPPEDAGSFRSYMERHFFQRVNLPRERIHFLDGSAPDAEAECARYDAELAAAGGLDLVLLGIGGNGHVAFNEPGDSLLAPCHRVKLGRETRLANAGLFGDDASRVPMEALTLGMGAILQARQVVLLAFGASKAEAVAAMVNGPVTPRCPASFLQLHRDVEVWVDREAGRLVST